CTACCAACCCGAAACTAACAGAAAGAACAGATATCAAAGGTTATGTATATAGAACCATTGGTACTGACAGACAACTAGGTGATGTTGCAGCAAGGTATGTAATGTCAAACGCCCAATTCAAAAGAGTAGCCGTACTTTATAACGACAGAGCTTATGGTGTTTCTGTAGCGTCAGAATTTGTTAGAGTACTGGCGAGGGATCAAGAAAAAGAGATAGTACTTTATCAAGCAATTCCTGTTCGTACCACAGAGCATAGGGCAACAGCCAACAAAGTTGCTGAAACAAAAGCAGACTTAGTATTCTTCATTGGTGAATACAATGATGCTGCTTACTTAATCAAAGAACTCAAAAATGCTTCTCCTGAAACTCAATTTTTAGCAGCAGAGGGTGTTCATCATCAAACCTTTATTGATCTTGCCGACGGTGCAGCCGAAGGAGCACTTGTCATCGGAACCGCTCCAGCACCAGACTTCATTCGCGAGAGATATAAACAAAAATACAACAAAGAAAGCTCAGGCTATGTTGGCACTAGCTACAGAGCTACAATGCTATTACTTCAAGCAATCAAAGCAAACAAATATAAAAACCCAGAATCAATTGCAGTGACTCTTGGCGAAAATAAAATATTTGATCCTAACGGAGATTTGATTGA
Above is a window of Cyanobacteriota bacterium DNA encoding:
- a CDS encoding branched-chain amino acid ABC transporter substrate-binding protein → MMTIQKLITRPLLLILLVGLAPSLLSCSKQTSINSPNTPQTNVNTSIEEPLEVATIEGDHYIAIAAPLTGPYKELGNSIVEGASFAVEEFNMTEAPEKHKIGTLIIDDGGLVSEGLARADLVIAQNALGVVGHLNSAISIETSKKYSQSGIAEISPASTNPKLTERTDIKGYVYRTIGTDRQLGDVAARYVMSNAQFKRVAVLYNDRAYGVSVASEFVRVLARDQEKEIVLYQAIPVRTTEHRATANKVAETKADLVFFIGEYNDAAYLIKELKNASPETQFLAAEGVHHQTFIDLADGAAEGALVIGTAPAPDFIRERYKQKYNKESSGYVGTSYRATMLLLQAIKANKYKNPESIAVTLGENKIFDPNGDLIEPDFVIYKVAGSKFVN